One Salvelinus namaycush isolate Seneca chromosome 29, SaNama_1.0, whole genome shotgun sequence genomic region harbors:
- the LOC120024395 gene encoding uncharacterized protein LOC120024395 isoform X1, with the protein MLNCAGCWISCVIRKVSMKLIYVYLGCQLVSCVSAQTVGCNNTVHANGTMTYQLPKPMPGSPSTCVRQWLDGNGTVLTNDDDIDKDRVLVQTSQSITIIGCMDRLKYLEECTLNKTNSNRKVECLRNCIVKPFDQESIEPEHKICFGVRCVSGITFGLTFGVSAAVVIIIILVLLIRYKIHLYRVCMFVGHRLNGTTREPFPDTEKPLENPLLTQRSPRATLLPLSTTPL; encoded by the exons ATGTTGAACTGCGCTGGTTGTTGGATCAGCTGTGTCATACGGAAGGTGTCAATGAAATTGATTTACGTGTACT TGGGGTGTCAGCTGGTCAGCTGTGTCAGCGCCCAGACCGTTGGCTGTAACAACACTGTACATGCCAACGGTACAATGACCTATCAACTCCCAAAGCCCATGCCAGGATCGCCCTCAACCTGTGTAAGGCAGTGGTTGGATGGAAAT gGCACTGTTCTCACCAATGATGATGACATAGACAAAGATCGTGTTCTGGTTCAGACCAGTCAATCTATTACCATCATAGGCTGCATGGACAGGCTGAAGTACTTAGAGGAATGCACACTTAACAAAACG AATTCAAATCGCAAAGTAGAGTGCCTTA GGAACTGTATTGTGAAGCCATTTGACCAGGAATCCATTGAACCAG AGCACAAAATATGTTTTGGTGTTAGGTGTGTATCAGGGATAACATTTGGGCTTACCTTTGGAGTATCAGCTGctgtcgtcatcatcatcatcctggTTCTCCTTATTCGCTACAAGATCCACTTATACCG AGTGTGCATGTTTGTTGGACATCGGTTGAATGGGACCACTAGAGAACCGTTTCCTGACACAGAGAAGCCACTAGAGAACCCTCTCCTGACACAGAGAAGCCCCAGGGCCACCCTGCTCCCACTGTCAACTACTCCGCTGTGA
- the LOC120024395 gene encoding uncharacterized protein LOC120024395 isoform X2, protein MLNCAGCWISCVIRKVSMKLIYVYLGCQLVSCVSAQTVGCNNTVHANGTMTYQLPKPMPGSPSTCVRQWLDGNNSNRKVECLRNCIVKPFDQESIEPEHKICFGVRCVSGITFGLTFGVSAAVVIIIILVLLIRYKIHLYRVCMFVGHRLNGTTREPFPDTEKPLENPLLTQRSPRATLLPLSTTPL, encoded by the exons ATGTTGAACTGCGCTGGTTGTTGGATCAGCTGTGTCATACGGAAGGTGTCAATGAAATTGATTTACGTGTACT TGGGGTGTCAGCTGGTCAGCTGTGTCAGCGCCCAGACCGTTGGCTGTAACAACACTGTACATGCCAACGGTACAATGACCTATCAACTCCCAAAGCCCATGCCAGGATCGCCCTCAACCTGTGTAAGGCAGTGGTTGGATGGAAAT AATTCAAATCGCAAAGTAGAGTGCCTTA GGAACTGTATTGTGAAGCCATTTGACCAGGAATCCATTGAACCAG AGCACAAAATATGTTTTGGTGTTAGGTGTGTATCAGGGATAACATTTGGGCTTACCTTTGGAGTATCAGCTGctgtcgtcatcatcatcatcctggTTCTCCTTATTCGCTACAAGATCCACTTATACCG AGTGTGCATGTTTGTTGGACATCGGTTGAATGGGACCACTAGAGAACCGTTTCCTGACACAGAGAAGCCACTAGAGAACCCTCTCCTGACACAGAGAAGCCCCAGGGCCACCCTGCTCCCACTGTCAACTACTCCGCTGTGA